The following are encoded together in the Streptomyces sp. NBC_00341 genome:
- a CDS encoding transcriptional regulator gives MEPNTLLEALIDEAGVSRAGLAAHVNSAGRGRGLCLRYEHTAVARWLKGQRPRGQVPDLICEVLGTRLRRALSLDDIGMAAHGGRAPGQGSSLTGFVERATALWRSDEQQRPHVVAAPAVTGTTAVMPVWEWENPPEDADVSRAGTSRVSMADIATLRAARAHYELMYRRAGGIATRSRIVGFLNTETAPLLRGGYSDAMGRQLHRATGGLVAVAGICAYDSDAHGLAQRYFHQALRLAKASGDRGLGGYVIALLVNQSLFLADYRQSVAFAEAALRAAGRDITPALAADLHAMQAKAYAHLGDGGSALKSIRRAESEAERIRPGKEPDETGYVQPGLVNVQVAEALLSLGDLPAAREHAVAAVRTPAHDRGRVHRLAMLTTIELRQGEADRAAVTAAEMADRARGMESQRLRDRLRSVREHLVVSGSAEAERAAELIDGSLRVPL, from the coding sequence ATGGAGCCCAACACTCTGCTAGAGGCTCTGATCGACGAGGCGGGTGTCTCCCGGGCCGGGCTCGCCGCGCACGTCAACTCGGCCGGCCGCGGCCGGGGCCTGTGCCTGCGGTACGAACACACCGCCGTCGCCCGCTGGCTGAAGGGCCAGCGCCCGCGCGGCCAGGTGCCCGACCTGATCTGCGAAGTCCTCGGTACCCGCCTGCGCAGGGCGCTCTCGCTCGACGACATCGGCATGGCGGCCCACGGCGGGCGCGCTCCAGGGCAGGGGTCCTCGCTCACCGGATTCGTCGAACGGGCCACCGCGCTGTGGCGCTCCGACGAACAGCAGCGCCCGCACGTCGTCGCCGCCCCGGCCGTCACCGGGACCACCGCGGTGATGCCGGTGTGGGAGTGGGAGAACCCGCCGGAGGACGCGGACGTGTCCCGTGCCGGTACGAGCCGGGTCAGCATGGCCGACATAGCGACACTGCGCGCTGCCCGCGCCCACTACGAACTGATGTACCGCAGGGCGGGCGGTATCGCGACGCGTTCGCGCATCGTCGGCTTCCTCAACACCGAGACCGCCCCGCTGCTGCGCGGCGGCTACAGCGACGCGATGGGGCGTCAGCTGCACCGGGCGACGGGCGGGCTGGTGGCCGTCGCGGGCATCTGCGCCTACGACTCCGACGCGCACGGGCTCGCCCAGCGCTACTTCCACCAGGCGCTGCGCCTCGCCAAGGCGAGCGGGGACCGGGGGCTGGGCGGCTATGTGATCGCGCTGCTGGTCAACCAGTCGCTGTTCCTGGCCGACTACCGGCAGTCCGTCGCGTTCGCGGAGGCGGCGCTGCGGGCCGCCGGGCGCGACATCACTCCCGCGCTCGCCGCCGATCTGCACGCGATGCAGGCCAAGGCATACGCCCATCTCGGCGACGGCGGGAGCGCCCTGAAGTCCATCCGGCGCGCCGAGTCGGAGGCCGAGCGCATCCGGCCGGGCAAGGAGCCGGACGAGACGGGGTACGTCCAGCCGGGACTGGTCAACGTCCAGGTGGCGGAGGCGCTGTTGAGCCTCGGAGACCTGCCCGCCGCCAGGGAGCACGCGGTGGCGGCGGTGCGCACGCCCGCGCACGACCGGGGCCGGGTGCACCGGCTGGCCATGCTGACCACCATCGAGCTGCGGCAGGGCGAGGCCGACCGGGCGGCGGTCACGGCCGCGGAGATGGCGGACCGTGCCAGGGGCATGGAGTCGCAGCGGCTGCGCGACCGGCTGCGCTCCGTGCGCGAGCACCTGGTCGTGAGCGGCAGCGCGGAGGCGGAACGGGCCGCGGAGCTGATCGACGGATCGCTGCGCGTACCACTGTGA